Genomic segment of Populus nigra chromosome 6, ddPopNigr1.1, whole genome shotgun sequence:
GGATTGGAAGAACCTTAGGATCACTGATTGGGTCGGAAACAGGATCTGTCGGCATCTCTTCAGCTGATTCACGAAGTATAGCATTGAACATGGCCACATCTAATCTACTCACCAACTGTTCCATCACCTAGAAAACAGAACTGCAACTGTCACATTTCTATGGTTCTCCAAGACAACTTCCCAAATTATCATAGTGCCAAAATAAATTACACATGATAGAAATACATCCATAGATATTCAAGATGAAAAACATGGAactattatttcttaaaaaagaaaaaaaggtgaatGGAAATCAAGTAATTGGTAGAAAATAAGATTAACAAAAGCCAGTATAACAGCTTCTGTTGTTGGAAAATGATCAATATGCAGCCTCTTTTTGGAATTTGATAAACAAGATACCTTTTCTTATATTAAAGTTCAGCACGTCACTTTCTTATAGTAAATAAATCGATACACCATGTTTCTTCTTCATAAGAGTTCATGACACTGCATTTTCTTGTAGGAAATAGGAATTACATGCTATAATGCAAGACTAAAGAAAAGCAAAGGAAGAAAGTTCAAATCACTACGATGATTCAGCTGTGCGATCATAAAATGAAAGCTAAAACAATAAATGAACTTAGAATAAATAAGTGTTCAGAAATCAACATTCTGCCTTATCATATGGGATATAGATTAGGGCACCACTTTCCATTACAAGAAAAAGATCAACATGCTCTCCATTTTTATAGGAAATGTAACTGATACACTTatgaacacattaattcccttAAAAACTGGATAGATCAAAACAGAACTATAGGAAAGTAAGAGGGTTCAGAGCAAGCATCTATTCAGGTCACCGTAAATTCAGCAGGTCACTgtaaatttcaatcttttcatcaagtAAATTGGCTGAAACAATATCCCTAGCTCAAAACCATCCAGCTACAAATGTGAACAAACATAACATCACTGATCTAAAATTACGTAGCAAAGTTCGTTTAATTCAAGGATTTGGATTGTTCTTCAGCGATGTTTAAAACATTTCAAGGTAGGTATCTTGCTGCAGATTGCATTCACACCTCGTGAATTGGAGCACTAATAGGTATAAGAAATGAAACAATGGTACTaccatatattatataatttatacaccTTGAGGGTTCTTGTTATTTCATTAACTAAAATCATTTGGACAAGAATATGTTGTTGATGGGACTAAATCGAGCATCATGCAAATAATACGATGGATTTATGATTGTCAACACAATTTGACATAGATTATATCCCTTGAAATGCATGAAGACAGAAAATTCAATTCCACTTGGAAAACAACAACGAATTATTTGAGTTTTACTCTAATATGAATTAAGGAGATCACCATTTTAAGTATAACATACCAATCTTGACAGCACAGGCAAGCAACCACATTCATGACCCCCAGCTCGAACAGGACAAAGCCTTTCACATGCATCCCTGAAAGCCTTCTTCCATAAATCAATAGCAAAATTCCCCTGTTCTTGATCACCCAATCCATGCCTCTTAGCATGGGTCTTCCTGGAGTTTGAGCTCTTTACAGCTGTGGATTGCATATGTGGCGTCAGAGTCTGAAAAACATAATCAAAAACCAATATAAGCACATTCAGCTACACTAAATCCTTATGATTAAGGACCTCAATTGCTCAGCAATGAAGAAGTAGAGACCTGCCACCAAACTGACTCAACAATTCGGGAGAAGATCCAAGCTTCAACCTTCTCTAATGCTGCTATATATGGTTGAGGTTCTGCCAATTCATCGAGACTTTctgttttattagttttctctCCTTCAGTTAGAGTCGACTCCTGCCTGCCCTTTGGACCTCCATTATTAATGCTGGATGGTACTGAAGCAAGTTGCAACTTCTCAACAGCTTGGCTTACAATTGCTCTTAGCACAATTGAATTTGACAACCAGAAAGTTAACCTGATTATAGGAGATGGAATTTTCAACATAATGTCGAAATGAACATAAAGCTTTTGATAAATCCAGGGAATATTTAGGAAAATGATGAATAATTTATCAAGCGGAAAGAAGAAAGTTTCCTAAATGGAACCCATTCCATGGTGAAATTAAGTTATCCCATGATATTATTGAATCATTTCCATCACTGTAAAGACTCATATCACTGGTTTTAGTGTCACTAGTTATTGGTGCATCTACTATCGACCATGATCAACATTTCCATCCATAATGGTTATCGTCAACTAAAATCAGTTGAAATTAATATGCTAGGTTTGTGGAAGGAGACGTTACCTTGGAACATTTCCATCCATAATGGTTATTGTCAActaaaatcatttgaaattaatttgctAGGTTTGTGGAAGGAGACGTTACCTTGGAACATCATTTCCATCCATAATGGTTATTGTTAACTAAAATCAGTTGAAATTAATTTGCTAGGTTTGTGGAAGGAGACATTACCTTGGAACATCATTTCCACATGCTTTAGAAACCAAAATTAATCCTGAGATGATAGCTCTAGCTGCATTTGCCCTCTTGGCCCAGGACCCTGCCTTGCAAGCATAAAGATAGAACCTTGAAAGGCGCCTTGCTGGAGCTAGGACCTTATTTATAGAACTCCCATGCTCAGCAACAACCGAGTAAAGGCCAACCTCAACAGCTGCAGCTTCCATCAATTCTTCCTCAAGCATTTCAACTTTAGACTCCAGTTCAACTTTGTTTCCTGAAAAGttgccttttgtttcttcttccctTTTACTTTGTTCATAACTCATGTCAACTTTATTAACATTTTCAGGAAGAtcaatttccttttccttctccaTCAACTGGaactttattttagaatttcctTGCTCAGCAAGGCCATCCTTGGCAGCAGCTCTGCTTAACTCTTCCTCGAGTATTTCAACTTTAGAATTTGATTCACCTTGGTTGTCATAAGACccttttgttgatttttctctttCACTGCGAGGATAGCCCTTGGCACCTTTATTAACATTTTCCGAAATATTAATCTTCTTTGCCTTCTCTATGAATTGGCTATTGATGAAGGGATCCTCGCCCTCAGCTGAGTTAAACTGTAACTGAACAGACTTCAGATGCTTCAGTTTATCTCTACGGGTGGTACCCTGCACTCCAATTGCTGTTCTGTTGAGTGCAAGAGTATTGCTCCTTAATTTGGCTTGCTTTTTTGATGCATCTTCAGGTAATTTACCGGGAAATTTTTCCTCTAGAGCAGGTTtctttaattctaaaataactGTACCCTGTCCCTTGTCATCCAGCTCCCTTTTCTCTTTCACATCCATAAGATCATCTTTTAAATTATCAGTTGTAGCATTCTCTAGTCCATTTATTTCATATCTCCAGGGTTTTCTATCAGCATCTTGTTTAGTTTGAAACTCTCCCAAGCCTCCGTTCGGATGTTTGAATTCTTGAGCTGCTGATTTCGCTTCTAGGTTTGAAGGCGCTACACCTGAGGGCAATGCAGGCTCCCCGTCAATCCTTCTTGTGCCAATGTTTGCTGTTCCTGATCCCTTCTGCAATTTAAGGCAACTGGTAATTAAGTTTACAAGGAAATGGCAAAGCTTCATGCTGACAAATATCAATGCCAGCAATATGTGATAAACATGATGACAGGAAATACACTTCACCAATATGGATAACGTGAAAATACATGTATAGAATGAACTATAAATTGATTAATATCACCAAAAGCTGCGAATAAAGAtgattaattgaaattgaatccaTTCAATGCTACAAAGCTATCTTCAACAAGTAGAAAATGAGGATATGCCCACTGGAATGGGAATGCACATGGAGCTTGGTCATAGTTTGGTGGTATAATACACCAAACTAGTTGGCATATGGATCCTGCGACATTATGCACTATCATACACCAAATCCACCATCGTATaatatattatgaatttaaaaaatgggATTTAATGACAATCGATAAATTAGAGTTCCAAATCCATTCTAGTTTTATCCCGCTAAACGAAAGATCTTAATTTCCAGTCACGTATCCATAACTTTAAGTCttgtaaagaaattaaatagagATGaatcaaagaataaagaaattaaatagaaattaaagagtACCTTGTCAGATTGACCTGGTGAACCTCTTCTAGACTCCAATTCAGAAGAGGAAACGGGTAGTGATGAATGTGAGGAACCGTCCTCGTCGTCGTCGTCAGTAAATGAGGCAATCTCAACTTCATCATCATTCCCTTCATTTGTCACTTCTGAAACAGTTTCACTTCCATCCTTGTCAAGTGACACTTGTTTTGACAAGCTGGACCTATCTCTATCAAATGGTTGAATACTTACGTAAAGAACTGCCGGCACCATGCTCCTAGAAGACTTCTTGAAATGAATTGGGGCATTTATGGTTACAGCATCCATGATGATTCCATAATCTGCAAGGTTTACGACTGCAGATCCCAAGAGTTGACCTTTCATTGCCTTGTCCTTTCGAGATTCATACAAGTTAAACTCTAGGTAGTTCTTCAGGAAACTGTCTCGGGCAGTGCCTTTTCTGGATACCTCCTTGCATAAAGTAGCTGAAAGCCTAAAAGACTCACTGAATTCAACTCTCCCATCTCCAACATTAGAAGTGAAGGAACCAGAACTCTGGTCACCATTTTCCCATTGAAGCAACAAGGATTGAGCAGATTTGAGAGACTGTGATGGGGGCCAAGGCTTGATTTCTTGTACAAGAATGAGGTAATCAAGCTGCACTGAAGAACCTTTTCTGTTCTTTGATCTAAGCCCAAGaaccatttttttatgaagaatacGTGTTTTTCTCTTAACGGGTCAAATCAATCACATACCTGTACATTGATCAAACCTTATGCAATTACAAGTCAACACAAAAACACCCAGAATTCAGCAAACATACTCAAAACaagcacacacaaaaaaaaaaagagaaaaacaaaatccaatttCAAATAATCATGTAATGCATGCGGGTGaatttgaaataacaaaaatagaaagaaaatggtGTGTTGAGCTTATAtgggaaaggaagaaagaacGGCATAGAGAACGTGGGCAGGTCTCAACATTGCAGGTTAATTTGAGAATATGTGACCCACCATATTCATGCactcaaaattataatatatactccATATCCCCGAAGAGGGCCTCcacaaataataacaataataaaagccaattaatgaagaaaaatctcCCAGTTCatttcaagagagagagagccagaGGGTAGGAAAACAAGAACAGTACTCCAACCCTTGAGAAGAGAATTGATTAAAGAAAATGCAATATTTTCAACACAAGttagagaaaaatgaaaaaataaatcaagatgaaaacaaataaaaattactagaATCCGTTGAATGGTAGGCGAGCATCGGAACAGAGAGAATCCAAGACAAGAAGAGCACAAAAAGACAACCACACACTTCATCATGACATTAAAGTAATACTTACTAGCCATATTTAAatcatcgtcatcgtcatcatcaGATCCAGATAAAAGATAGCCAAAGCACGATCAATCAAGACAATGCAATCAGTAAACAAGAGCCAAAGTAGTAAAGACCAGAGTTATGTAACAAGATGGGCATTATTCGGCGCACAAGGTAGTGCTAGAGTACCTTCCTTGCAGTACATGAAGCTGAACAAAGAGGTTGTTGGGTGCAGAGGAATCAAGAAACACAAAGACAGTCGTAGTAGTTGCTGGTGAAAGCTAAGAATGTTGTTTGTTTGTGAGATATTTATGAGTTTAGGTTTTAGTTGGTGAGTCAAATGTGAAAATTCTCCTGTGTGAAGCTACCTAAACCTTTAAGAAAGCAAAGGTCGCACAATCAAGAAAGGAGCATGTCCAAGCAACTGcccaaaaaaaacaaccatGCCTGGTTTAACCAGGAGCGAACCGCGTCATCCATTAGTCAACTCAGctcatctcttcttcttttgttggGCCAATCGCTTTTTACTAATAAAGCTAagtactctctcttttttcttttctttcaggtGTGCCGTTCAAACAGATATTTGtctgaatttaaattttttattaaaattaatttttttatatttttagatattttaatatatttttaaataaaaaatattttaaaaataattatttcaagttcaGCAGCTGTGAATACTGCTGTAAATCATATTTGAGGGGAGGTGAGTAAACAAAAGGAAGAAGTGAGGGCATCAtgagttttcaatttatttgtgGGGTCTAAATTGGTAGGTTGTCATCATTGTATCATAGAAAATATTCTGTTATATGTAGGATtaggtaatgattattttttgaaataattttttatttatttaaatttatttataatatcaatatattaaaacaatttaaaaaaaatagtaaagtgatttttaaaataaaaattagttttttttaaagcatgatGTGGCAGCAAAATCTAACATGCTCGGAGCCTGCATTATATATGCTTTACACCGGAGGTTGTAGAAGCAGACGAGctttgagaaagaaaatatagaaaagtCTTTGCctgaaattaagataattaaagaatataaataacTTATCTGTTCAGAAATCAAGTATAAATGATTAATTGTtcggaaaaaaataacaatcaccTAACATTATCTTCTATTTATGCTGAATTATCTAGGATGTTTAATGTTCGGTGGAAAAAGGTAGcaagaagaggaaaaagaaaaatgaaggaaacCGATCCAATGTCAAGGCAGATTTGAACCAATAAATCAAGACAGACCTGTTTAAAGTATGATTGTGATtgcttttaaaagtgtttttcatgctaaaatatattaaaatgatttttttttattttttaaaaattatttttaagatcagcgtATTAAAACGATTCTAAACAcacacaaaattaatttttaacaaaaaaaatttaaattttttaaaaatacagataTAATCAGGTTTCTAAACACTAACTTAAAAGGAAAAGAGCGTTGATATTTGATCGATACATGCATATaagcatattttatttatttgtccaTGATATAATTTCTAAACCAATAAATCAAGACAAACTTGTTTGAAGTATGATTgcgattgtttttaaaaatgtttttcatgctgaaatgtattaaaatgatattttt
This window contains:
- the LOC133697146 gene encoding uncharacterized protein LOC133697146 isoform X1; its protein translation is MVLGLRSKNRKGSSVQLDYLILVQEIKPWPPSQSLKSAQSLLLQWENGDQSSGSFTSNVGDGRVEFSESFRLSATLCKEVSRKGTARDSFLKNYLEFNLYESRKDKAMKGQLLGSAVVNLADYGIIMDAVTINAPIHFKKSSRSMVPAVLYVSIQPFDRDRSSLSKQVSLDKDGSETVSEVTNEGNDDEVEIASFTDDDDEDGSSHSSLPVSSSELESRRGSPGQSDKKGSGTANIGTRRIDGEPALPSGVAPSNLEAKSAAQEFKHPNGGLGEFQTKQDADRKPWRYEINGLENATTDNLKDDLMDVKEKRELDDKGQGTVILELKKPALEEKFPGKLPEDASKKQAKLRSNTLALNRTAIGVQGTTRRDKLKHLKSVQLQFNSAEGEDPFINSQFIEKAKKINISENVNKGAKGYPRSEREKSTKGSYDNQGESNSKVEILEEELSRAAAKDGLAEQGNSKIKFQLMEKEKEIDLPENVNKVDMSYEQSKREEETKGNFSGNKVELESKVEMLEEELMEAAAVEVGLYSVVAEHGSSINKVLAPARRLSRFYLYACKAGSWAKRANAARAIISGLILVSKACGNDVPRLTFWLSNSIVLRAIVSQAVEKLQLASVPSSINNGGPKGRQESTLTEGEKTNKTESLDELAEPQPYIAALEKVEAWIFSRIVESVWWQTLTPHMQSTAVKSSNSRKTHAKRHGLGDQEQGNFAIDLWKKAFRDACERLCPVRAGGHECGCLPVLSRLVMEQLVSRLDVAMFNAILRESAEEMPTDPVSDPISDPKVLPIPAGNSSFGAGAQLKNAVGNWSRWLTDLFGIDDSDSSEEKDELCSIRRVSETSFKAFHLLNALSDLMMLPFEMLADRSTRKEVCPSFDAPMIKRVLNNFVPDEFNPDPIPETIFEALDSEDFAEAGEESITNFPCIAVPTIYSPPPAASLTNIIGEVGSQALQRSRSAMLRKSYTSDDELDELDSPMTSIIENSKAFPASTAWNWMQKGKASRKVVRYQLLREVWKDGE
- the LOC133697146 gene encoding uncharacterized protein LOC133697146 isoform X2, with protein sequence MVLGLRSKNRKGSSVQLDYLILVQEIKPWPPSQSLKSAQSLLLQWENGDQSSGSFTSNVGDGRVEFSESFRLSATLCKEVSRKGTARDSFLKNYLEFNLYESRKDKAMKGQLLGSAVVNLADYGIIMDAVTINAPIHFKKSSRSMVPAVLYVSIQPFDRDRSSLSKQVSLDKDGSETVSEVTNEGNDDEVEIASFTDDDDEDGSSHSSLPVSSSELESRRGSPGQSDKGSGTANIGTRRIDGEPALPSGVAPSNLEAKSAAQEFKHPNGGLGEFQTKQDADRKPWRYEINGLENATTDNLKDDLMDVKEKRELDDKGQGTVILELKKPALEEKFPGKLPEDASKKQAKLRSNTLALNRTAIGVQGTTRRDKLKHLKSVQLQFNSAEGEDPFINSQFIEKAKKINISENVNKGAKGYPRSEREKSTKGSYDNQGESNSKVEILEEELSRAAAKDGLAEQGNSKIKFQLMEKEKEIDLPENVNKVDMSYEQSKREEETKGNFSGNKVELESKVEMLEEELMEAAAVEVGLYSVVAEHGSSINKVLAPARRLSRFYLYACKAGSWAKRANAARAIISGLILVSKACGNDVPRLTFWLSNSIVLRAIVSQAVEKLQLASVPSSINNGGPKGRQESTLTEGEKTNKTESLDELAEPQPYIAALEKVEAWIFSRIVESVWWQTLTPHMQSTAVKSSNSRKTHAKRHGLGDQEQGNFAIDLWKKAFRDACERLCPVRAGGHECGCLPVLSRLVMEQLVSRLDVAMFNAILRESAEEMPTDPVSDPISDPKVLPIPAGNSSFGAGAQLKNAVGNWSRWLTDLFGIDDSDSSEEKDELCSIRRVSETSFKAFHLLNALSDLMMLPFEMLADRSTRKEVCPSFDAPMIKRVLNNFVPDEFNPDPIPETIFEALDSEDFAEAGEESITNFPCIAVPTIYSPPPAASLTNIIGEVGSQALQRSRSAMLRKSYTSDDELDELDSPMTSIIENSKAFPASTAWNWMQKGKASRKVVRYQLLREVWKDGE